A portion of the Rhodococcus pseudokoreensis genome contains these proteins:
- a CDS encoding aspartate aminotransferase family protein: MASALWHGFADMGAVEQKGAFVVSRGEGAYIWDDRGNRYLDATAGLWFTNVGHGRAEIADAVAEQLRTVAHFSNFGDFVPETTAALADRLATIAPVPGSKIFFTSGGSDSVDTAAKLARRYWHEMGKPSKTIVVGRQKAYHGMHVAGTALAGIPANREGYGELMPDSATVAWNDAKGLLELIEKVGADTIAAFFCEPVIGAGGVYLPPEGYLAEVRDICREHDILFVVDEVVTGFGRIGGEWFASTRFDLQPDMMTTAKGLTSGYVPMGAVFIAPRVAEPFFAGGVWWRHGYTYGGHAGAAAAALANLDIIERENLLAESKRLESSLHEHLAPLAHHPRVEEVRSGLGAVAAVQLADPAEALPFVNTLREFGISGRAAGQGAMQISPSFVMTDDQVAQLADGFRRALG, from the coding sequence ATGGCGTCGGCACTGTGGCACGGATTCGCGGACATGGGTGCGGTGGAACAGAAGGGCGCCTTCGTGGTGTCCCGCGGCGAGGGCGCGTACATCTGGGACGATCGCGGCAACCGGTACCTCGATGCGACGGCGGGTCTGTGGTTCACCAACGTGGGGCACGGCCGCGCGGAGATCGCGGACGCCGTCGCGGAACAGTTGCGGACCGTGGCTCATTTCTCGAATTTCGGTGACTTCGTTCCCGAGACCACCGCGGCCCTGGCCGATCGGCTCGCGACCATCGCACCGGTGCCGGGCAGCAAGATCTTCTTCACCTCGGGTGGTTCGGACTCCGTGGACACGGCGGCCAAACTGGCCCGCCGCTACTGGCACGAAATGGGCAAGCCGTCCAAGACGATTGTGGTCGGCCGTCAGAAGGCCTACCACGGGATGCACGTGGCGGGCACTGCGCTGGCGGGGATCCCCGCCAATCGCGAGGGCTACGGCGAGTTGATGCCCGACAGTGCCACCGTCGCGTGGAACGACGCCAAGGGCCTGCTCGAGCTGATCGAGAAGGTCGGCGCCGACACGATCGCCGCGTTCTTCTGCGAACCCGTCATCGGCGCGGGCGGCGTGTACCTGCCGCCGGAGGGCTACCTCGCGGAGGTCCGCGACATCTGTCGCGAGCACGACATCCTGTTCGTGGTCGACGAGGTGGTCACGGGATTCGGCCGCATCGGCGGCGAGTGGTTCGCGTCGACGCGATTCGATCTGCAGCCCGACATGATGACGACCGCGAAGGGTCTCACCTCCGGGTACGTCCCGATGGGTGCGGTGTTCATCGCCCCGCGGGTGGCCGAGCCGTTCTTCGCCGGCGGCGTGTGGTGGCGGCACGGCTACACCTACGGCGGGCATGCGGGTGCCGCCGCGGCCGCACTGGCCAACCTCGACATCATCGAGCGCGAGAACCTGCTGGCGGAGTCGAAGCGGCTCGAGTCCTCGTTGCACGAGCACCTCGCGCCCCTCGCCCACCACCCGCGGGTCGAGGAAGTGCGCAGCGGTCTCGGCGCGGTCGCTGCCGTGCAGTTGGCCGATCCGGCGGAGGCGCTCCCGTTCGTGAACACGTTGCGCGAGTTCGGAATCTCGGGCCGCGCCGCCGGGCAGGGCGCGATGCAGATCTCGCCGTCGTTCGTGATGACGGACGATCAGGTCGCTCAGCTCGCGGACGGGTTCCGCCGGGCGCTGGGCTGA
- a CDS encoding MFS transporter — protein sequence MASANSSDEQETLPPGVLRRAIAASAMGNATEWFDYGVYAFTVSYISAAFFPGDTGSATLYALLVFAVSFVVRPLGGLVWGPLGDRLGRRQVLALTIVLMAGATFCVGLVPSYDAIGFWAPLLLVLLRMIQGFSTGGEYGGAATFMAEYSPDRKRGFCGSFLEFGTLGGYALGAIVVLVVELFSSDPFMSTWGWRIPFLIAGPMGLIGLYLRTKLEETPVFRELDAEGAVESGTTHEFKDLVTEYWKPLLLLGGLVIALNVTNYTLLSYMPTYLETQIGLTSTASLTLFIVGQIVMMAVIPFAGALSDRVGRKPLWYGSLVGLIVLAVPMYLLMRQGFGWAIVAFAVLGLLYVLQLSTISATFPAMFPTHVRFAGFAIAYNVSTSLFGGTAPAVNELLIEWTGNTLMPAFYMMAACAVGLVALYFVAETAGASIRGRGIPGIDTEAHPTALAHK from the coding sequence ATGGCATCGGCGAATTCTTCAGACGAGCAGGAAACGCTCCCACCAGGTGTTCTCCGGCGCGCGATCGCGGCGTCGGCGATGGGCAACGCCACCGAATGGTTCGACTACGGTGTGTACGCGTTCACGGTGTCGTACATCTCGGCCGCGTTCTTCCCCGGCGACACCGGTTCCGCCACCCTCTACGCGCTGCTCGTGTTCGCGGTGTCGTTCGTCGTGCGACCGCTCGGCGGTCTCGTGTGGGGTCCGCTGGGTGACCGGCTCGGACGCCGCCAGGTGCTGGCGCTGACGATCGTCCTGATGGCGGGTGCGACGTTCTGCGTCGGCCTCGTGCCGAGCTACGACGCCATCGGGTTCTGGGCGCCCCTGCTGCTGGTGCTGCTGCGCATGATCCAGGGCTTCTCGACGGGCGGCGAATACGGCGGCGCGGCAACGTTCATGGCCGAGTACTCGCCGGACCGCAAGCGCGGATTCTGTGGAAGTTTCCTCGAGTTCGGCACCCTCGGCGGTTACGCGCTCGGCGCGATCGTGGTCCTGGTGGTGGAGCTGTTCTCCAGTGATCCGTTCATGTCCACCTGGGGCTGGCGTATCCCGTTCCTGATCGCCGGGCCGATGGGCCTGATCGGCCTCTACCTGCGGACCAAGCTCGAGGAGACACCCGTCTTCCGGGAACTGGACGCGGAAGGCGCGGTGGAGTCGGGGACGACCCACGAGTTCAAGGACCTGGTCACCGAGTACTGGAAGCCGCTGCTGCTGCTCGGCGGACTCGTCATCGCGTTGAACGTCACCAACTACACGCTGCTCAGTTACATGCCGACGTATCTGGAGACGCAGATCGGGCTGACGTCCACCGCGTCGCTGACCCTGTTCATCGTCGGGCAGATCGTGATGATGGCGGTCATCCCGTTCGCGGGTGCGCTGTCGGACCGGGTGGGCCGGAAGCCGTTGTGGTACGGCTCGCTGGTGGGTCTGATCGTGCTCGCCGTCCCCATGTACCTGCTCATGCGTCAGGGTTTCGGATGGGCGATCGTCGCCTTCGCGGTGCTCGGGTTGCTGTACGTCCTGCAGCTGTCCACGATTTCGGCGACGTTCCCGGCGATGTTCCCGACCCACGTGCGGTTCGCGGGTTTCGCCATCGCCTACAACGTGTCGACGTCGTTGTTCGGCGGCACCGCCCCCGCGGTCAACGAACTGCTCATCGAATGGACCGGCAACACCCTCATGCCGGCCTTCTACATGATGGCCGCGTGTGCGGTCGGACTCGTCGCGCTGTACTTCGTGGCGGAGACCGCGGGCGCGTCCATCCGCGGTCGCGGGATCCCGGGCATCGACACGGAGGCTCACCCCACCGCCCTGGCGCACAAGTGA
- a CDS encoding alpha/beta fold hydrolase — translation MFDEFAGETFDLLTRDRGSVVAADDGVPLAVREVGPAFAPLTVVFVHGFCNRMTGWHFQRVQLEETWGSTIRMVFFDLRGHGSSGVPRRDTCTIPHLAQDVDAVIRALVPEGPVVLVGHSMGGMAVLSYVGRNPDLIGSRIVGVGLIATAAEKLGDVGLARTLNTPVVAGFSTAARHLPRVVQSGRGASKRVLAPILRSASFGDRSISPAIMWHSEQMINDTSLKTLVDFLPSFKNHDETAAVPLLAPIETLVVCGDRDLLTPFRYSKAIAGHLPDVELVKVPGAGHMVQLERAQLVTDAIDRLLIRSVETLPTPSAWSEWVGVATDYVDHVRHWVAHGGPAAWWRGLRGRPVVGPTFR, via the coding sequence ATGTTCGACGAGTTCGCAGGGGAGACCTTCGACCTGCTCACCCGCGACCGCGGCAGTGTCGTCGCCGCCGACGACGGGGTCCCCCTCGCGGTGCGCGAGGTTGGTCCGGCGTTCGCCCCGCTGACCGTGGTGTTCGTCCACGGCTTCTGCAACCGCATGACCGGCTGGCACTTCCAGCGGGTTCAGCTCGAGGAGACGTGGGGCTCGACGATCCGCATGGTGTTCTTCGACCTGCGGGGCCACGGCAGCTCCGGGGTGCCGCGCCGGGACACGTGCACGATCCCGCATCTCGCGCAGGACGTCGACGCGGTGATCCGAGCGCTGGTGCCGGAGGGACCGGTCGTGCTGGTCGGCCACTCGATGGGCGGTATGGCCGTACTCTCGTACGTCGGCCGGAATCCCGATCTGATCGGTTCCCGCATCGTCGGGGTGGGTCTGATCGCCACCGCTGCGGAGAAGCTCGGTGACGTGGGGCTCGCGCGCACCCTCAACACGCCCGTCGTCGCCGGATTCAGCACCGCGGCCCGTCACCTGCCCCGGGTGGTCCAGAGCGGTCGCGGCGCGAGCAAGCGGGTGCTGGCGCCGATCCTGAGGTCGGCGTCGTTCGGTGACCGCAGCATCAGCCCGGCGATCATGTGGCACTCCGAGCAGATGATCAACGACACGTCCCTCAAGACGCTGGTCGACTTCCTTCCGTCGTTCAAGAATCACGACGAGACGGCCGCGGTGCCGTTGCTCGCGCCGATCGAGACGCTCGTGGTGTGCGGCGACCGCGACCTGCTGACCCCGTTCCGGTATTCGAAGGCCATCGCCGGTCATCTGCCGGACGTGGAACTGGTAAAGGTGCCCGGTGCGGGGCACATGGTGCAGCTGGAGCGCGCGCAGCTGGTCACGGACGCGATCGATCGTCTCCTGATCCGTTCCGTCGAAACCCTGCCCACACCGAGTGCCTGGAGCGAGTGGGTGGGGGTGGCCACGGACTACGTGGACCACGTGCGGCACTGGGTCGCCCACGGCGGGCCCGCCGCCTGGTGGCGCGGGCTACGCGGTCGTCCCGTCGTCGGTCCCACGTTCCGGTAA
- a CDS encoding Pr6Pr family membrane protein: MDAAVVTELRGQRIVRVLRAAFAVYGLIALLWIPLRNVGSADFSTADYLSYFTIESNILAVVVLVIGAVRDPQSRRWQLFRGATTLYMVITGIVYAVLLANVDVMLQDAWINTALHRLLPLVLLLDWVLAPSRVRISDAQSLGWLIFPAVYGAYSLIRGPIVDWYPYPFLDPRDQGYLQLTVTAVVLLLAMALMALAVNAVGRLGARRRYGEDR; this comes from the coding sequence ATGGACGCCGCCGTCGTCACAGAGCTGCGAGGTCAGAGGATCGTTCGGGTTCTGCGGGCGGCGTTCGCCGTCTACGGGCTGATCGCGCTGCTGTGGATTCCGCTCCGCAACGTCGGCAGCGCCGACTTCTCGACGGCCGACTACCTCAGCTATTTCACCATCGAGAGCAACATCCTCGCCGTGGTCGTCCTGGTGATCGGCGCGGTCCGGGATCCGCAGTCGCGGCGCTGGCAGCTGTTCCGCGGCGCGACGACGCTGTACATGGTCATCACCGGAATCGTGTACGCGGTGCTGCTGGCGAATGTCGACGTCATGCTGCAGGACGCCTGGATCAACACGGCCCTGCACCGCTTGCTGCCTCTCGTTCTGCTGCTCGACTGGGTGCTCGCCCCGTCCCGGGTGCGGATCTCCGACGCCCAGAGCCTCGGCTGGCTGATCTTTCCGGCCGTGTACGGCGCCTACTCCCTGATCCGCGGCCCGATCGTCGACTGGTACCCGTATCCGTTCCTGGACCCCCGGGATCAGGGGTACCTCCAGCTGACCGTCACCGCGGTCGTGTTGCTGCTGGCGATGGCGTTGATGGCGCTCGCCGTGAACGCGGTGGGACGCCTCGGTGCCCGCCGCCGGTACGGCGAGGACCGGTAG
- the hrpA gene encoding ATP-dependent RNA helicase HrpA, translated as MSTTAPSRRELNNSLGELTLRDEHRLRRRLDRARTPAALASLSDEIDAARGRITRRLDSVPAIEYPDALPVSRRRDDIAKAIAENQVVIVAGETGSGKTTQIPKICLELGRGVRGLIGHTQPRRLAARTVAERIAEELHSELGETVGYTVRFTDRVSDGTLVKLMTDGILLAEIQRDRMLRRYDTLIIDEAHERSLNIDFILGYLRQLLPRRPDLKVIITSATIDPERFAEHFAADGVPAPIVEVSGRTFPVEMRYRPLTVEVGEQTFDRDPVDAVCEAVEELSGEGDGDILVFLSGEREIRDTADALRDRRLRGTEIVPLYARLSAAEQHKVFTPHTGRRVVLSTNVAETSLTVPGIRYVVDPGTARISRYSVRTKVQRLPIEPISQASARQRSGRCGRVAEGICIRLYSEEDFESRPAFTEPEILRTNLASVILQMTALGLGDVAAFPFVQPPDPRAVRDGIGLLEELGAIERKAQNEQPVLTPVGRELAQIPVDPRMARMLVEAHRNGCLSEVLVIVAALSIQDVRERPAEFQQAADEKHARFAVENSDFLAYLELWKYLREQRNELSSNQFRKMCRNEFLHWLRIREWQDLHGQLRQITRGLGWDTTGTPAGEAAIHQSLLAGLLSHIGLREGDKRDFLGARGSRFAVFPGSSLFKKPPRWVMAAELVETSRLWARMSARIEPEWAEKLAPHLVKRTYSEPHWSSKRGAAMAYERVTLYGIPLVARRAVTYSTIDPETSRDLFIRHALVQGEWQTQHKFFHANRALLEDVEELEHRARRRDILVDDDTLYDFYDQRVGPEAVSARHFDSWWKVARRKNPDLLTFTQSTVVNADSAAVLGGEYPDAWRQGDMQVPLTYQFEPGNEDDGVSARIPIALLAGLRAVGFDWLVPGMRVELVTALIKTLPKTLRRQVVPAPDFAAAALAAVKPRSEPLTTAMARELSRLGACRIDPKDFDVTALPDHLRMTFVAVDEKGAVLGRNKDLASLRKSLAPRVQVEVAKAASNSERPPALTWTPATLGSLEATVTRELGGQKVTGYPALVPEGDGVAVRVLSTAAAQRTAMRDGTRRLLLAAVPTQAKTVTSGLGNAQRLALGQNPDGSLDALIDDCRTAAANQLIAAHGTPVRTPQEFDALVVKARAEMARNVAVLVRLVSPVLEADHRLAVVLERATGEAADDVREQRQSLLFPGFVADIGATRLRELPRYLAAAVARLEALPGSAPRDQKGMDALDRVYAGYERMLAGLPEERQHSPEVDAIHWMIEELRVSLFAQTLGTPVPVSEKRVLSAMQKVR; from the coding sequence ATGTCCACCACAGCACCCAGCCGGCGGGAACTGAACAACAGCCTCGGCGAACTCACTCTGCGCGACGAACACCGGCTCCGCCGGCGACTCGACCGTGCCCGCACCCCCGCCGCCCTCGCCTCCCTGTCCGACGAGATCGACGCCGCACGCGGCCGCATCACCCGGAGACTCGACAGCGTCCCCGCCATCGAATACCCGGACGCACTGCCGGTCAGCCGGCGCCGCGACGACATCGCGAAGGCGATCGCCGAGAATCAGGTCGTCATCGTGGCCGGCGAGACGGGATCCGGCAAGACCACGCAGATCCCGAAGATCTGCCTCGAACTCGGCCGCGGCGTCCGCGGCCTCATCGGACACACCCAGCCCCGCCGTCTCGCCGCGCGGACGGTCGCCGAACGGATCGCCGAGGAACTCCACAGCGAACTCGGTGAGACCGTCGGCTACACCGTGCGATTCACCGACCGGGTGTCGGACGGCACGCTGGTGAAGCTGATGACCGACGGAATCCTGCTCGCCGAGATCCAGCGCGACCGGATGCTCCGCCGGTACGACACCCTGATCATCGACGAGGCGCACGAACGCAGCCTCAACATCGACTTCATCCTCGGATACCTGCGCCAGCTGCTCCCCCGCAGACCCGACCTGAAAGTGATCATCACGTCGGCGACGATCGACCCGGAACGCTTCGCGGAACACTTCGCCGCCGACGGCGTGCCCGCGCCGATCGTCGAGGTGTCCGGGCGCACGTTCCCCGTCGAGATGCGGTACCGACCGCTCACGGTGGAAGTCGGCGAGCAGACGTTCGACCGCGACCCCGTCGACGCGGTCTGCGAGGCGGTCGAGGAGCTCTCCGGCGAGGGCGACGGCGACATCCTCGTCTTCCTCTCCGGCGAACGGGAGATCCGCGACACCGCCGACGCCCTCCGCGACCGCAGACTGCGCGGCACCGAGATCGTCCCCCTGTACGCGCGATTGTCGGCAGCGGAACAGCACAAGGTGTTCACCCCGCACACCGGGCGGCGGGTCGTGCTGTCGACGAACGTCGCGGAAACATCGCTCACCGTGCCCGGCATCCGATATGTCGTGGACCCGGGCACCGCCCGCATCTCCCGCTACTCGGTGCGCACCAAGGTGCAACGCCTGCCGATCGAACCGATCTCGCAGGCGTCCGCCCGCCAGCGGTCCGGTCGTTGCGGCCGTGTCGCCGAAGGCATCTGCATCCGCCTCTACTCCGAGGAGGACTTCGAGTCGAGGCCCGCGTTCACCGAGCCGGAGATCCTGCGCACCAACCTCGCGTCCGTCATCCTGCAGATGACGGCGCTCGGCCTCGGCGACGTCGCCGCGTTCCCGTTCGTGCAGCCGCCGGACCCGCGGGCCGTCCGCGACGGCATCGGTCTGCTCGAGGAACTCGGCGCGATCGAACGGAAGGCCCAGAACGAGCAGCCCGTCCTCACCCCGGTCGGACGCGAACTCGCGCAGATCCCCGTCGATCCGCGCATGGCGCGGATGCTCGTCGAGGCGCACCGGAACGGCTGCCTGTCCGAGGTGCTCGTGATCGTCGCCGCCCTCTCCATCCAGGACGTGCGGGAACGTCCCGCCGAGTTCCAGCAGGCGGCCGACGAGAAGCACGCCCGGTTCGCCGTGGAGAATTCCGACTTCCTCGCCTACCTCGAACTGTGGAAGTATCTGCGCGAGCAGCGGAACGAGTTGTCGTCCAACCAGTTCCGCAAGATGTGCCGAAACGAATTCCTGCACTGGCTGCGCATCCGCGAATGGCAGGACCTGCACGGTCAACTCCGCCAGATCACCCGGGGCCTCGGTTGGGACACCACCGGCACCCCGGCAGGCGAGGCGGCGATCCACCAGTCCCTGCTCGCCGGTCTGCTGTCGCACATCGGGCTGCGCGAGGGTGACAAGCGGGACTTCCTCGGGGCCCGCGGAAGCCGATTCGCGGTGTTCCCCGGCTCGAGCCTGTTCAAGAAGCCGCCGCGATGGGTGATGGCCGCCGAACTGGTCGAGACGTCCCGGCTGTGGGCGCGGATGTCGGCCCGGATCGAACCCGAATGGGCCGAGAAACTGGCGCCGCACCTCGTGAAGCGCACCTACTCCGAACCGCACTGGTCGTCGAAACGCGGCGCCGCCATGGCCTACGAACGCGTGACGTTGTACGGGATCCCCCTCGTCGCCCGGCGTGCGGTCACCTACAGCACCATCGATCCCGAGACGTCCCGGGACCTGTTCATCCGCCATGCCCTGGTGCAGGGTGAATGGCAGACGCAGCACAAGTTCTTCCACGCCAACCGCGCGCTACTCGAAGACGTCGAGGAACTCGAGCACCGCGCCCGCAGGCGCGACATCCTCGTCGACGACGACACTCTCTACGACTTCTACGACCAGCGCGTCGGCCCGGAGGCGGTCTCCGCCCGGCATTTCGACTCGTGGTGGAAAGTTGCCCGCCGCAAGAATCCGGACCTGCTCACGTTCACCCAGTCGACGGTCGTCAACGCCGATTCGGCCGCGGTACTAGGCGGCGAATACCCCGACGCGTGGCGTCAGGGCGACATGCAGGTCCCGCTCACCTACCAGTTCGAACCCGGCAACGAAGACGACGGCGTCAGCGCCCGCATCCCGATCGCGTTGCTCGCGGGGCTGCGCGCCGTCGGCTTCGACTGGCTGGTCCCCGGCATGCGCGTCGAACTGGTCACCGCACTGATCAAGACGCTCCCGAAGACCCTTCGCCGACAGGTGGTTCCGGCACCGGACTTCGCGGCCGCCGCACTGGCCGCGGTGAAACCCCGCTCCGAACCGCTCACCACGGCGATGGCACGCGAACTGTCCCGGCTCGGTGCCTGCCGCATCGATCCGAAGGATTTCGACGTCACCGCACTCCCCGACCACCTGCGCATGACGTTCGTCGCCGTGGACGAGAAGGGCGCCGTCCTCGGCCGGAACAAGGACCTCGCGTCGCTGCGCAAGTCGCTCGCACCCCGCGTCCAGGTGGAAGTGGCGAAGGCGGCGTCGAACTCGGAGCGACCGCCCGCACTCACGTGGACCCCCGCCACCCTCGGTTCCCTCGAGGCCACCGTCACACGCGAACTCGGCGGGCAGAAGGTCACCGGCTACCCCGCCCTGGTCCCGGAGGGTGACGGTGTCGCCGTCCGCGTCCTCAGCACCGCCGCCGCCCAGCGAACCGCGATGCGCGACGGAACGCGCCGGCTGCTGCTGGCCGCCGTTCCCACCCAGGCGAAGACGGTGACGTCCGGTCTGGGCAACGCACAGCGACTGGCGCTCGGGCAGAACCCCGACGGCAGCCTCGACGCGTTGATCGACGACTGTCGCACCGCCGCCGCGAACCAGTTGATCGCCGCGCACGGCACCCCGGTGCGCACACCGCAGGAATTCGACGCCCTCGTGGTGAAAGCGCGTGCGGAGATGGCCCGGAACGTGGCGGTGCTCGTGCGACTGGTGTCGCCGGTGCTCGAAGCGGACCACCGGCTCGCCGTCGTGCTGGAACGCGCCACCGGTGAGGCCGCCGACGACGTGCGGGAACAACGGCAGTCGCTGCTGTTTCCCGGATTCGTCGCCGACATCGGCGCCACCCGCCTCCGCGAACTGCCCCGCTACCTCGCTGCCGCGGTCGCACGTCTCGAAGCCCTCCCCGGGAGCGCACCGCGCGACCAGAAGGGGATGGATGCCCTCGACCGGGTGTACGCCGGATACGAGCGCATGCTCGCCGGCCTGCCGGAAGAACGGCAGCACTCACCCGAGGTCGACGCGATCCACTGGATGATCGAGGAACTGCGCGTCAGTCTGTTCGCTCAAACCCTCGGAACACCGGTCCCGGTCTCCGAGAAGCGGGTTCTGAGCGCCATGCAGAAGGTGCGCTGA
- the nrdR gene encoding transcriptional regulator NrdR, translating to MHCPFCRHPDSRVVDSREADEGQAIRRRRSCPECGRRFTTVETAVLSVVKRSGVTEPFSREKVVRGVRRACQGRQVDNDALNLLAQQVEDAVRASGSAEIPSNEVGLAILGPLRDLDEVAYLRFASVYRSFSSAEDFAREIKELREHRESRDGA from the coding sequence ATGCACTGCCCGTTCTGCCGGCACCCCGATTCACGTGTGGTCGATTCGCGCGAAGCCGACGAGGGACAGGCCATCCGCCGCCGCCGGTCGTGCCCCGAGTGTGGTCGACGGTTCACCACCGTCGAGACCGCCGTCCTGTCGGTCGTCAAACGCAGTGGGGTCACCGAACCGTTCAGCCGGGAGAAGGTGGTGCGGGGTGTCCGCCGCGCCTGCCAGGGCCGGCAGGTCGACAACGACGCACTGAATCTCCTTGCCCAGCAGGTCGAGGACGCGGTCCGCGCGTCGGGTTCCGCGGAGATCCCGAGCAACGAGGTGGGCCTCGCCATCCTCGGTCCGCTTCGTGACCTCGACGAGGTCGCATATCTGCGTTTCGCGTCCGTGTACCGGTCGTTCAGCTCCGCCGAGGACTTCGCGCGCGAGATCAAAGAGCTACGCGAACACCGCGAATCCCGCGACGGCGCCTGA
- a CDS encoding LysM peptidoglycan-binding domain-containing protein — protein sequence MSNAVLHRQAVLNRQALERGVVRSGAARSYRTEPRRRRTDGELRRPSSGAVAYRPTHTGVSRADHERGANDVGWRTVLAGVVITAGVLCGLAGVAQLATGGSVSNSAATEVVQVQQGESLAAVAARIAPEMPVAQVIERIMELNAMSNSALHPGQSLIVPSSATR from the coding sequence ATGAGCAACGCAGTTCTCCATCGGCAGGCAGTGCTGAACCGGCAGGCACTCGAGCGGGGTGTCGTCCGTTCCGGCGCCGCGCGGTCGTACCGCACCGAACCGCGTCGCCGGCGCACCGACGGGGAGTTGCGCCGTCCGTCGTCCGGCGCCGTCGCGTACCGGCCCACCCACACCGGCGTCTCCCGCGCCGACCACGAACGCGGGGCGAACGACGTCGGCTGGCGGACGGTGCTCGCCGGGGTCGTGATCACCGCCGGTGTGTTGTGCGGGCTCGCCGGGGTCGCCCAGCTGGCCACCGGCGGCAGTGTGAGCAATTCGGCGGCCACGGAGGTCGTGCAGGTGCAGCAGGGCGAGAGCCTGGCCGCGGTCGCAGCGCGGATCGCACCGGAAATGCCGGTGGCGCAGGTGATCGAGCGGATCATGGAGCTCAATGCCATGTCCAATTCGGCGCTGCACCCGGGCCAGAGTCTGATCGTCCCGTCGTCCGCGACCCGGTGA
- the lexA gene encoding transcriptional repressor LexA, giving the protein MKDDSSTDGSTPRVSGGSAAGLTDRQRRVLEVIRTSVNERGYPPSIREIGDAVGLTSTSSVAHQLRTLERKGFLRRDPNRPRAVDVRGLDEVAAGAAANAGAAAGLAAVKSGTDGTPLPEPTFVPVLGRIAAGGPILAEEAVEDVFPLPRELVGQGSLFLLKVVGESMIDAAICDGDWVVVRQQNVADNGDIVAAMIDGEATVKTFKRTDSEVWLMPHNPLFDPIPGNDAAILGKVVTVMRKI; this is encoded by the coding sequence ATGAAGGACGACAGCTCGACCGACGGTTCGACTCCACGTGTGAGCGGTGGCTCCGCCGCCGGGTTGACCGACCGGCAGCGCCGTGTCCTCGAGGTGATCCGCACATCGGTCAACGAGCGCGGTTACCCGCCGAGCATCCGCGAGATCGGCGACGCGGTGGGGCTCACCTCCACGTCGTCCGTTGCCCATCAGTTGCGGACGCTGGAGCGGAAGGGCTTCCTCCGCCGGGACCCGAACCGTCCGCGCGCCGTCGACGTGCGCGGTCTCGACGAGGTCGCGGCGGGCGCCGCCGCGAACGCAGGCGCCGCTGCCGGGTTGGCCGCCGTCAAGTCCGGGACCGACGGCACACCCCTGCCGGAGCCCACGTTCGTACCCGTCCTCGGCCGGATCGCCGCCGGTGGCCCGATCCTCGCCGAGGAAGCCGTCGAGGACGTCTTCCCGCTCCCCCGTGAACTCGTGGGCCAGGGTTCGCTGTTCCTGCTCAAGGTCGTCGGCGAATCGATGATCGACGCCGCGATCTGCGACGGCGACTGGGTGGTGGTCCGTCAGCAGAACGTGGCGGACAACGGGGACATCGTGGCAGCGATGATCGACGGCGAAGCCACCGTCAAGACGTTCAAGCGCACCGACAGCGAGGTGTGGCTGATGCCGCACAATCCGCTGTTCGATCCGATCCCCGGCAACGACGCGGCGATTCTGGGCAAGGTCGTCACCGTCATGCGCAAGATCTAG